In the genome of Drosophila yakuba strain Tai18E2 chromosome 3R, Prin_Dyak_Tai18E2_2.1, whole genome shotgun sequence, one region contains:
- the LOC6536621 gene encoding antigen 5 like allergen Cul n 1: MAIKSLILLSFLLGLSLAADYCALPTCLDKHIACNNKGNFSENCPKDVREVKIDPHHKLILNLFNELRNNVAGGKIEGLPKAMRMAKMSWCEELSHLALLNVKTCESLPDKCRSTERFAYAGQNNAIFQYSGAETEYTDAEIIKEQIENWFAERSNASPEILASFPEELPNKAVSKFTIAVAEKNTHVGCAAVRFSRDFYNHFVLTCNFATSNIVGQPVYTPGEKSTTGCKNRYGAAYDYPNLCYAKEIYDNEKVIEKSKVF; the protein is encoded by the exons ATGGCCATCAAGTCTCTGATTCTGCTGAGTTTCCTGCTGGGATTGAGCCTTGCAGCGGACTACTGTGCTCTGCCCACTTGCCTGGACAAGCACATTGCCTGCAACAATAAGGGA AACTTCAGTGAAAACTGCCCCAAGGACGTGCGGGAGGTGAAGATCGATCCGCATCACAAACTCATCCTCAATCTCTTCAACGAGCTTCGCAACAACGTGGCTGGAGGCAAAATAGAAGGCTTACCCAAGGCGATGCGAATGGCTAAGATGTCCTGGTGCGAGGAGCTCTCCCACCTGGCCCTGCTCAACGTGAAGACCTGTGAATCGCTGCCAGATAAGTGTCGCAGCACTGAGAGATTCGCCTACGCCGGCCAGAACAACGCTATTTTCCAGTACAGTGGAGCCGAGACGGAGTACACCGATGCGGAAATCATAAAGGAGCAGATCGAGAACTGGTTTGCTGAGCGCTCGAATGCCTCTCCCGAGATCCTCGCCAGCTTCCCGGAGGAGCTTCCCAACAAGGCTGTGAGCAAGTTCACCATCGCGGTGGCCGAGAAGAACACCCATGTGGGATGTGCCGCCGTGCGCTTCTCCCGAGACTTTTACAACCACTTCGTGCTCACCTGCAACTTCGCGACCTCCAACATTGTGGGTCAGCCTGTCTACACTCCGGGAGAGAAGTCCACCACCGGGTGCAAGAACCGATATGGAGCCGCCTATGACTATCCCAATCTGTGCTACGCCAAGGAGATCTACGACAACGAGAAGGTCATTGAGAAGAGCAAGGTGTTCTAG
- the LOC6536622 gene encoding antigen 5 like allergen Cul n 1, giving the protein MAFTKVLQLILLAVVAICSAVDYCALPTCLDKHVACNHKGNFSENCPKDVREVKIDPHHKLILNLFNELRNNVAGGKIEGLPKAIRMAKMSWCEELSHLALLNVKTCESLPDKCRSTERFAYAGQNNAIFQYSGAETEYTDAEIIKEQIENWFAERSNASPEILASFPEELPNKAVSKFTIAVAEKNTHVGCAAVRFSRDFYNHFVLTCNFATSNIVGQPVYTPGEKSTTGCKNRYGAAYDYPNLCYAKEIYDNEKVIENSKMF; this is encoded by the exons ATGGCATTCACCAAGGTTCTCCAACTGATTCTCCTAGCTGTGGTTGCCATTTGCTCTGCCGTGGATTATTGTGCGCTCCCCACCTGTCTGGACAAGCATGTGGCCTGTAACCACAAGGGA AATTTCAGTGAAAACTGCCCCAAGGACGTGCGGGAGGTGAAGATCGATCCGCATCACAAACTCATCCTGAATCTTTTCAACGAGCTGCGCAACAACGTGGCTGGAGGCAAAATAGAAGGCTTACCCAAGGCGATTCGCATGGCTAAGATGTCCTGGTGCGAGGAGCTCTCCCACCTGGCCCTGCTCAACGTGAAGACCTGTGAGTCGCTGCCAGATAAATGCCGCAGCACCGAGAGATTCGCCTACGCCGGCCAGAACAACGCTATTTTCCAGTACAGTGGAGCCGAGACGGAGTACACCGATGCGGAAATCATAAAGGAGCAGATCGAGAACTGGTTTGCTGAGCGCTCGAATGCCTCTCCCGAGATCCTCGCCAGCTTCCCGGAGGAGCTTCCCAACAAGGCTGTGAGCAAGTTCACCATCGCGGTGGCCGAGAAGAACACCCATGTGGGATGTGCCGCCGTGCGCTTCTCCCGAGACTTTTACAACCACTTCGTGCTCACCTGCAACTTCGCCACCTCCAACATTGTGGGTCAGCCTGTCTACACTCCGGGAGAGAAGTCCACCACCGGGTGCAAGAACCGATATGGAGCTGCCTATGACTATCCCAACCTGTGCTACGCTAAAGAGATCTACGACAACGAGAAGGTCATTGAGAACAGCAAGATGTTCTAG
- the LOC6536623 gene encoding HIG1 domain family member 1A, mitochondrial, whose translation MSSKSLFDSEEDAAQANKFSRKAKESPFMLVGIGGFVAAGLIGAYKYRNRGTMSTSVFLMQLRVAAQGTVVGCLTLGLAYSMAKEYLFDKAPKENTKSLTN comes from the exons ATGAGTTCCAAGTCCCTTTTCGACAGTGAGGAGGATGCCGCCCAGGCCAACAAATTCTCTAGGAAAGCCAAGGAATCGCCCTTCATGCTTGTGG GTATTGGTGGATTCGTGGCCGCCGGATTGATTGGAGCGTACAAGTACCGGAACCGTGGAACCATGAGCACCAGCGTCTTCCTGATGCAGCTGCGAGTGGCCGCCCAGGGAACCGTCGTCGGATGCCTGACCCTCGGACTGGCCTACAGCATGGCCAAGGAGTACCTGTTCGACAAGGCGCCCAAGGAGAA TACAAAGTCATTGACTAACTAA
- the LOC6536619 gene encoding transcription factor Ouib — translation MSQLSSMCRTCGKHVAHLEARATKLFDKSNFHLISLLESITDMYLDSDTTLPHLICQWCKLQLDRILAFRSKCLEVHKSFLAANRKLLRAKAVVDEELGELEDEKLLLDMGDHKSQEISIPIAETAGLLQEDQNDNEEEEPENKTQTEDNPEQALQTEEADNYQEQLHNTSGPSKGEGARIPKRVKRNSKSWFCDQCGGVFKSSTYLKLHLQRHTGHKPFECDICQAKYYTENEMRRHRILHTDARPYACQFCSKTYRGCSSKVVHERTHTNERPFQCQYCDKAFTSTSTRQKHEMLHTNQRKYHCEICDQWFLRSSHLTLHQSTKLHQRRAQCARDCLEYK, via the exons ATGTCTCAACTGAGCTCGATGTGCCGAACTTGTGGCAAACATGTGGCCCATTTGGAGGCCAGGGCCACCAAACTGTTCGATAAAAGCAACTTTCACTTAATTAGTTTGCTGGAAAGTATTACCgacatgtat CTGGATTCGGACACAACTCTGCCACATCTCATTTGCCAATGGTGCAAATTGCAGCTGGACAGGATTTTGGCATTTCGCAGTAAGTGCTTGGAGGTCCACAAGTCCTTTTTGGCCGCCAACAGGAAACTTTTGCGAGCAAAGGCGGTAGTTGACGAGGAACTCGGTGAATTGGAGGATGAGAAGCTACTGCTGGATATGGGGGACCACAAGAGTCAGGAAATAAGTATACCAATTGCAGAAACAGCTGGGCTTCTGCAGGAAGACCAAAACGATAACGAAGAAGAGGAGCCAGAAAATAAGACTCAGACTGAGGACAATCCAGAGCAAGCACTACAAACAGAGGAGGCGGACAATTATCAGGAACAGCTCCATAACACTTCCGGCCCCTCGAAGGGAGAAGGCGCACGCATACCCAAGCGTGTGAAGCGCAACTCCAAGTCCTGGTTCTGTGACCAGTGCGGCGGCGTGTTTAAGTCTTCCACCTACCTCAAGCTGCACCTGCAGCGGCACACCGGCCACAAACCATTCGAGTGCGACATCTGCCAGGCCAAGTACTACACGGAGAACGAGATGCGTCGCCACAGGATCCTTCACACAGACGCCAGGCCCTACGCTTGCCAATTCTGCAGCAAGACCTATCGAGGATGCAGCAGTAAAGTGGTCCACGAGCGGACCCACACCAACGAGCGTCCCTTTCAATGCCAGTACTGCGACAAGGCCTTCACCTCCACGTCCACGCGCCAAAAGCATGAGATGCTGCACACCAATCAGCGGAAGTACCA CTGCGAGATCTGTGACCAGTGGTTCCTGCGCTCCTCCCATTTGACCTTGCACCAGAGCACTAAGCTTCACCAGCGAAGAGCTCAATGTGCTAGGGACTGTCTAGAATATAAGTAG
- the LOC6536624 gene encoding dihydrolipoyllysine-residue succinyltransferase component of 2-oxoglutarate dehydrogenase complex, mitochondrial: protein MTGIISIVTRRLPQTLGMRALRSNELKRCIRQYSRLVACAAQQQQLFNQDGSNRCQEATRLLTWQGFHTTSSMWSEQTVNVPPFADSIAEGDIKFTCKVGDSFAADEAVMEIETDKTTVAVPAPFAGSLTDILVKDGDTVKPGQALFKIKPGAAPAKAAAPAAAAPAPAAPKAAPAPAAAPKPAPPPPAAGAPKPPPPPPPKAAPRPPPPAPVASLKPAVAQVKVPPADGSRQILGTRSEQRVKMNRMRQKIAARLKDAQNTCAMLTTFNEVDMSYAMDFRKQNLDAFTKKYGLKFGFMSIFAKASAYALQDQPVVNAVIDGTDIVYRDYVDISVAVATPRGLVVPVIRNVESMNYADIEIALAGLADKARRDAITVEDMDGGTFTISNGGVFGSLMGTPIINPPQSAILGMHGIFERPIAVKGEVKVRPMMYIALTYDHRIIDGREAVLFLRKIKAAVENPAIIVAGL, encoded by the exons ATGACGGGAATAATTTCGATCGTAACGAGACGGCTGCCCCAAACTTTGGGTATGCGAGCCCTGCGGAGTAATGAG CTGAAGCGCTGCATCCGCCAATATTCCCGGTTAGTTGCCTGtgccgcccagcagcagcaactgttCAACCAAGATGGCTCGAATCGCTGCCAGGAGGCCACCAG GCTTCTCACCTGGCAGGGCTTCCACACCACGTCGAGCATGTGGTCGGAGCAGACCGTCAATGTGCCACCCTTTGCGGACTCCATCGCCGAGGGTGACATCAA GTTTACTTGCAAGGTTGGTGACTCATTCGCCGCTGACGAAGCCGTCATGGAAATCGAGACCGACAAGACGACGGTGGCTGTGCCAGCTCCCTTTGCCGGTAGTCTGACCGACATTCTGGTGAAGGATGGCGACACCGTCAAGCCCGGCCAGGCTCTGTTCAAGATTAAGCCCGGTGCAGCGCCCGCAAAGGCAGCTGCCCCAGCGGCTGCTGCGCCCGCTCCTGCTGCCCCCAAAGCAGCACCAGCGCCCGCTGCTGCACCGAAGCCGGCTCCCCCACCACCGGCCGCCGGCGCGCCtaagccaccaccaccgccaccaccaaaGGCCGCCCCccgaccaccaccacctgcTCCAGTCGCTTCACTCAAGCCGGCCGTTGCCCAGGTGAAGGTGCCACCAGCGGACGGATCGCGGCAGATCCTAGGCACTAGGTCCGAGCAGCGAGTTAAGATGAACCGCATGCGTCAGAAGATTGCCGCCCGATTGAAGGATGCCCAAAACACATGTGCTATGCTCACCACCTTTAACGAGGTCGATATGAG CTATGCCATGGACTTCCGTAAGCAGAATCTGGATGCGTTCACTAAGAAGTATGGACTGAAGTTTGGATTCATGTCCATCTTTGCGAAGGCTAGTGCCTATGCGCTGCAGGATCAGCCCGTGGTGAACGCCGTCATCGATGGCACG GACATCGTGTACCGCGACTACGTCGATATCTCTGTGGCAGTGGCTACGCCCCGCGGTTTAGTGGTACCCGTCATCCGAAACGTGGAGAGCATGAACTATGCGGACATCGAGATTGCGCTGGCCGGTCTGGCCGACAAGGCAAGGCGGGATGCCATCACCGTGGAAGACATGGACGGCGGCACCTTCACCATCAGCAATGGCGGAGTGTTCGGATCCCTGATGGGCACGCCCATCATCAATCCGCCACAGAGTGCCATTCTCGGCATGCACGGCATCTTTGAGCGGCCAATTGCTGTCAAGGGCGAG GTCAAGGTACGTCCTATGATGTACATCGCCCTGACCTACGATCACCGAATCATTGATGGACGTGAGGCGGTCCTGTTCCTGCGAAAAATAAAGGCTGCTGTAGAGAACCCAGCAATCATTGTTGCCGGATTGTAA
- the LOC6536620 gene encoding zinc finger protein 271 produces the protein MPVFLFFRPNKLKKIHFQSIGELCYLITQAMRYICRTCSRMADPAAAKNLFEPSSCSVLRQIETLTNLQLKEDDKLPRLMCQDCQHDLQIAIDFRRVCIEAQELLELQLRQVEKEEEAFESLAEQWLDDCPEELSNLSPALQMNDEVDFFFDPEPQDNGGEAAIATTSTTECRNEFKTVVSPYCSPELSSDSQLSDEHSNIVVSPESEPASPSESDAIDNPDTSIHTCSKCGLDFENVDELKLHKYHLHDVPPDTKFVCDHCDEGFRSAAALTRHCNIVNLPLKHPCSTCKSKFHNKILLQTHKERCPRPAASQHVCHICGKRLTTAFNLKNHLVRHAGKRPHKCDQCSASFYTAAELCSHQKTHTTERPYSCRYNCGKAFRFCSARSMHERVHMDASKRIYQCEYCSKSYVTPSECRAHQKYHNLTRDHGCEVCRISFKTVKHYKSHLKSNAHKTLEARAKAAASSSSRRRNCSTN, from the exons ATGCCGGTATTCTTGTTCTTCCGTccaaacaaactgaaaaagaTACACTTCCAATCGATCGGGGAGCTGTGTTATCTCATTACACAAGCAATGAGGTACATTTGCAGGACCTGTTCGCGTATGGCCGATCCTGCGGCAGCCAAGAATCTCTTCGAGCCATCGAGTTGTTCCGTTCTGCGTCAAATAGAGACCTTAACAAATTTGCAG TTGAAAGAGGACGACAAATTGCCCAGGCTCATGTGCCAAGACTGCCAACATGACCTGCAGATTGCCATCGACTTTCGTCGGGTTTGCATCGAGGCCCAGGAGCTCCTCGAACTTCAGTTGAGGCaggtggagaaggaggaggaggcttTCGAAAGCCTGGCGGAGCAATGGTTGGATGACTGTCCGGAGGAGCTATCCAACTTGTCGCCAGCTCTGCAAATGAATGATGAAGTGGATTTTTTCTTTGATCCGGAGCCACAGGACAATGGAGGGGAGGCTGCCATAGCGACCACTTCAACAACAGAGTGCAGGAATGAATTTAAGACAGTGGTTAGTCCGTATTGCTCTCCAGAACTATCTTCAGATAGTCAGTTGTCGGATGAGCACTCTAACATAGTAGTCTCTCCCGAATCGGAGCCGGCAAGTCCTTCAGAAAGTGACGCTATCGACAATCCGGACACTTCCATTCACACGTGCAGCAAGTGTGGCCTAGATTTTGAAAACGTGGACGAACTGAAGCTGCACAAGTACCATCTCCACGACGTCCCTCCAGATACCAA ATTCGTTTGTGACCACTGCGACGAGGGCTTCCGATCAGCAGCCGCACTCACGCGGCACTGCAACATCGTTAATCTTCCATTGAAG CACCCCTGCTCCACGTGCAAGAGCAAGTTCCACAATAAGATCCTGCTGCAGACCCACAAGGAGCGATGTCCAAGGCCGGCGGCATCCCAGCATGTGTGCCACATATGTGGCAAGCGGCTGACAACGGCCTTTAATCTGAAGAATCACCTGGTTCGCCACGCAGGCAAACGACCGCACAAATGCGACCAGTGCAGCGCATCCTTTTACACAGCCGCCGAACTCTGCTCCCACcagaaaacacacacaaccgAGCGTCCCTACTCCTGTCGCTACAACTGTGGAAAAGCCTTCCGCTTCTGCAGTGCCCGCAGCATGCACGAAAG GGTTCACATGGACGCCAGCAAGCGTATCTACCAGTGTGAGTACTGCTCGAAGTCTTATGTAACACCCAGCGAGTGCAGAGCTCATCAAAAGTATCACAACTTGACTCGCGATCACGG TTGCGAAGTCTGCCGCATTAGCTTCAAGACAGTCAAGCACTACAAATCCCATTTAAAgtccaacgcccacaaaactcTGGAAGCGCGAGCTAAAGCCGCTGCGTCCTCCAGTTCCCGTCGAAGAAATTGTTCaacgaattga